The genomic stretch CCGCTTACCTCCTCATATACAACTAGCGTAATGTAGAGTAAAACTACAAGTATTTTTACTTATATGTCTCACTAGTAAAGTAAGGAGGAGTACTATGGTTGCAACTGTGATCAAAAAAATCTCAATGGCTGTTGCCAGCTCTGCAATTGTTGCACTAGCCGCAGGAGGAGTGGCACAGGCAGCAATTATTGTTCCTAATGAATTAGAAGCTACAGAGGGTAATGTCAACAACGGTTGGCCATTCAGCTTAGATTTTCAAGGTCGGTATCAGCAAATTTTTGATGCTGACGAATTTGCATCCCTGTCTGAACCTCAACTAATTAGCCAAATTGCCTTTCGTCCTGATAGCGATTCCCTCAACAATGGCACTGCTTTCTCATCGACACTTTCTAGTATCGTAATTAACCTTTCCACGACAAGGAGCACACCTAATAATTTCAGCAACACCTTTGCAGATAATGTTGGGGTAGACAACATTACAGTTTTCACTGGAGCTTTATCACTCTCCAGTGCCAATCAAGGGCCAGTATCTGGCCCCAAAAATTTTGACATTGTTATCAATTTACAAAATCCATTTTTATACGATCCAACCAAAGGTAACTTATTACTTGATGTGAAAAATTTTGCTGGAGGTAATACGACTCAGTTTGACGCGATACAAAGTTTCAACCGAGATTCCGTAGAGCGTCAATTAAGTTTTGATCCTAACTCTGCTACTGCTATTAGCCAATTCCAAGACGGAATAGGTTTAGTAACAAAATTTACATTTAAATCTGAAGTACCCCCTGTCCCTGAACCTTCAACAGCTTTGGGGACGTTGGTAATTAGTGTTTGGGGTCTAGGAGCATTATTGAAACGCAAATAGCATAAGAAAACAACAATCAAGTTGTAGTGGCTTGAATTCTAATATACGTTGGTTGATACAACCTGCAATCATAAGCAGGTTGTATCAACCAACGCAATTAAATGGGTTGTAGCGATAACATGGCGTTTTATTGAAATTCTTAAATTTTTCCTTTTTTCAAAGCGTCCCGCTCTCTGGGTTGCACCTCTTCAAGTCTCAAAAGTGAGCCACCTTTAATCAACTCTGACTCCTGCGTTGGTATCCATATAGATAATCTGGCTTGCTTGCTGATAGTTAATGTCTCGTGGTTTACTGCTTCTGTAAAAGTTAAATCTTGAGCATCTATTGCTTCGTAAACCCAATCAACAAGACGCAGAAACTTTAATTCGATTGCTCCTAACTCAAAGACAGTTTTTCTGGTTTTAGATTGTTCGTAAAAGATGAACCTTTTCTCTTCGTCGTCTTCACCCCAGTACAAATTCTTCACTACTACATAATCAACCTGATTACCGCAGCTTTCTATTAACCGTTTTAGTTGAATGATGCTGTCTTTCCCCCTGCCTAGTAC from Nostoc sp. UHCC 0302 encodes the following:
- a CDS encoding PEP-CTERM sorting domain-containing protein (PEP-CTERM proteins occur, often in large numbers, in the proteomes of bacteria that also encode an exosortase, a predicted intramembrane cysteine proteinase. The presence of a PEP-CTERM domain at a protein's C-terminus predicts cleavage within the sorting domain, followed by covalent anchoring to some some component of the (usually Gram-negative) cell surface. Many PEP-CTERM proteins exhibit an unusual sequence composition that includes large numbers of potential glycosylation sites. Expression of one such protein has been shown restore the ability of a bacterium to form floc, a type of biofilm.), with translation MVATVIKKISMAVASSAIVALAAGGVAQAAIIVPNELEATEGNVNNGWPFSLDFQGRYQQIFDADEFASLSEPQLISQIAFRPDSDSLNNGTAFSSTLSSIVINLSTTRSTPNNFSNTFADNVGVDNITVFTGALSLSSANQGPVSGPKNFDIVINLQNPFLYDPTKGNLLLDVKNFAGGNTTQFDAIQSFNRDSVERQLSFDPNSATAISQFQDGIGLVTKFTFKSEVPPVPEPSTALGTLVISVWGLGALLKRK